The following proteins are encoded in a genomic region of Populus trichocarpa isolate Nisqually-1 chromosome 13, P.trichocarpa_v4.1, whole genome shotgun sequence:
- the LOC112323780 gene encoding LOW QUALITY PROTEIN: ervatamin-B (The sequence of the model RefSeq protein was modified relative to this genomic sequence to represent the inferred CDS: inserted 2 bases in 2 codons; substituted 1 base at 1 genomic stop codon) has protein sequence MRAPITLRSCGLILMVLCILWIPSRVSSSENKVTPIYDPGDIEQRFEDWLARYGREYXDEWSLCFGIYQSNVQFIDYINSQNLSFRLTDNKFADLTNEEFKFTYLGFQSNRHTAKKINNGAGCENSTELPAAVDWRKKGAVTPIKDQGQCGSCWAFSAVAAVEGINKIKTGKLVSLSEQELMECDVSSDTQGCEGGDMKITFQYIKKIGGITTENDYPYKGKDGTCQKKKTRDHAVKISGYEAVPANNXNRVQAAVAQQPVSVAIDAGNFEFQLYSSGIFSGSCADQLNHGVAAVGYGESRGREYWLVKNSWGRDWGESXYIRMRRGSGNKKGICGIAMEPSYPVK, from the exons ATGAGGGCACCAATAACGTTGAGGAGCTGTGGCTTGATTCTAATGGTTTTGTGTATTCTATGGATACCTTCAAGGGTATCATCGTCTGAAAACAAGGTGACCCCAATTTATGACCCAGGGGATATAGAGCAGAGGTTTGAAGACTGGCTGGCCCGATATGGCAGAGAAT GAGACGAATGGTCACTGTGTTTTGGAATATACCAATCTAATGTTCAGTTCATTGACTACATCAATTCTCAAAACTTATCCTTCAGGCTCACTGACAACAAATTTGCAGACCTAACAAATGAAGAGTTCAAATTTACCTACCTGGGTTTTCAGAGTAATAGACATACAGCTAAAAAGATAAACAACGGTGCGGGGTGCGAAAATAGCACAGAGTTGCCAGCTGCAGTAGATTGGAGGAAGAAAGGTGCTGTGACTCCTATCAAGGATCAAGGTCAATGTG GAAGTTGTTGGGCTTTCTCTGCAGTGGCAGCTGTGGAAGGCATCAACAAAATCAAGACAGGAAAATTAGTATCTCTGTCAGAACAAGAGCTCATGGAATGTGACGTTAGCAGTGATACCCAGGGCTGTGAAGGCGGAGACATGAAGATAACATTTCAATACATCAAAAAGATTGGTGGAATCACAACCGAAAATGACTACCCTTACAAAGGAAAAGACGGCACCtgtcagaaaaagaaaactagggACCATGCAGTGAAAATAAGTGGTTATGAAGCAGTACCTGCCAATAATTAGAATAGAGTACAAGCTGCAGTTGCCCAGCAACCTGTCTCTGTTGCAATTGACGCTggtaattttgaatttcaactCTATTCCAGTGGTATATTCAGTGGCTCCTGTGCGGATCAACTCAACCATGGAGTAGCAGCAGTTGGTTATGGTGAATCTAGGGGTAGAGAATATTGGCTTGTGAAAAACTCTTGGGGCAGAGACTGGGGTGAAT GCTACATAAGGATGAGACGTGGTTCTGGAAATAAGAAAGGTATCTGTGGCATTGCCATGGAGCCCAGCTATCCAGTCAAGTAG